A portion of the Brachionichthys hirsutus isolate HB-005 chromosome 6, CSIRO-AGI_Bhir_v1, whole genome shotgun sequence genome contains these proteins:
- the LOC137895124 gene encoding protocadherin beta-16-like: MRRQVLLFVLVLCLRSVLGQVTYSIPEEMTKGSVVGNIAHDLGLDLKRLKSGKARVYTGASVEYIGLNKERGVLLIQERIDREALCGETTPCALHFQLILENPMELFRVTVEITDINDNTPSFTNAEKRFEISESAVIGSKFILDKAFDSDIGLNGLQKYSLTPADNFLLKPANQADRSKKVEMVLQKPLDREKQAYISLLLTAVDGGEPQMSGTMKIFVNVLDANDNAPTFAESLYKAKILEHSPAGTSVTTVRASDKDIGANRDISYLISSSERIPDLFKINTKTGEIILVGDIDYEKMRRYEMHIEAVDTGGLSDSTKVIVDIIDVNDNNPHINVLSRSESILEDSPPNTVISMLSVNDPDSENNGEINCVIEDNIPFKIQSTLNGFYTIITEMALDREVASQYNITVSCSDEGVPSLSSSVTLTLQISDVNDNAPVFERSSYEAYIVENNTPGLSIFTVKARDADWKQNARVSYILEDSSVNGVPVSSFVSVSADSGVIHAVRSFDYEQIKDFHFRVKAQDGGSPPLSSNVSVKILIQDQNDNPPQVLYPVQTGGSLVAEMVPRSADVGYLVSKVVAVDVDSGQNAWLSYKLQKATDRVLFEVGLQNGEIRTIRQVSDKDAVKQRLAVIVEDNGQPSRSATVIVNVAVADSFPEVLSEFTDFPHDKEYNDNLTFYLVLALAVVSFLFITCLVVIISVKIYRWRQSRILYHSGLPVIPYYPPRYSDTLGTGTLPHVYNYEVCRTTDSRKSDCKFGTAGSQNVLIMDPSSTGTMQRIQSEKSILDEADSPLEKGPLLARVWQSSIGCNSPM, from the exons ATGAGACGGCAAGTACTGTTGTTCGTCTTGGTCCTCTGTCTGCGATCCGTGCTCGGGCAGGTCACATATTCTATTCCTGAAGAAATGACGAAAGGATCTGTCGTCGGTAACATCGCTCATGATTTAGGTTTAGACCTTAAAAGGCTGAAATCAGGGAAGGCTCGCGTGTATACAGGAGCAAGCGTAGAATATATCGGTCTGAATAAAGAAAGGGGAGTCCTTCTCATCCAAGAGAGGATAGACAGGGAGGCTTTGTGCGGAGAGACGACGCCTTGCGCTTTGCATTTTCAGTTAATTTTGGAAAATCCAATGGAATTATTTCGTGTAACCGTTGAGATAACGGACATAAACGACAACACGCCCAGTTTTACAAATGCGGAAAAACGCTTTGAAATTAGTGAGTCGGCTGTGATCGGATCAAAATTTATTTTGGACAAAGCTTTTGATTCCGACATTGGATTAAACGGCTTGCAAAAATACTCACTTACCCCGGCTGATAACTTCCTATTAAAACCTGCAAACCAGGCAGATAGGAGTAAAAAGGTGGAGATGGTTCTGCAGAAGCCTTTAGATCGAGAAAAGCAGGCATACATTTCTCTGCTGTTAACCGCAGTAGACGGAGGAGAGCCGCAGATGTCGGGAACAATGAAGATATTTGTCAATGTGTTAGACGCGAATGACAACGCACCAACATTCGCTGAATCATTGTATAAGGCAAAAATACTGGAACATTCTCCCGCGGGCACGAGCGTCACGACTGTGCGCGCATCTGATAAAGACATTGGCGCGAACAGAGACATATCTTACCTTATATCGTCAAGCGAACGCATTCCTGATCTCTTTAAGATTAACACAAAGACAGGCGAAATTATCTTAGTTGGTGACATCGATTATGAGAAGATGAGAAGATATGAAATGCATATAGAAGCTGTGGACACTGGAGGTCTATCTGATTCCACCAAAGTCATAGTTGATATCATTGATGTAAATGACAATAATCCTCATATAAACGTTCTTTCGAGATCCGAATCCATATTAGAAGACTCGCCTCCAAATACTGTTATATCTATGTTAAGTGTAAATGATCCGGATTCGGAGAATAATGGAGAGATAAACTGTGTCATAGAAGATAACATTCCATTTAAAATACAATCTACCTTGAATGGATTTTATACTATAATTACTGAGATGGCTTTGGACAGAGAGGTCGCGTCTCAGTATAATATCACAGTGAGCTGTTCTGATGAGGGAGTACCCTCCCTCTCCAGCAGCGTCACTCTCACCTTGCAGATCTCTGACGTCAATGATAACGCGCCTGTCTTTGAGAGGAGCTCATATGAGGCCTACATCGTAGAAAACAACACACCAGGTCTCTCTATATTCACCGTGAAAGCTAGAGACGCTGACTGGAAGCAGAATGCCCGTGTTTCTTACATCCTGGAGGACTCCTCTGTTAACGGAGTGCCAGTCTCCTCCTTCGTGTCCGTCAGTGCTGACAGTGGAGTCATCCACGCAGTGCGCTCTTTTGACTACGAGCAGATCAAAGACTTCCACTTCCGCGTCAAAGCGCAGGATGGAGGCTCCCCTCCACTCAGTAGTAACGTCAGTGTGAAaatactgatccaggaccagaacgacaaccctcctcaggttctgtacccggtccagactggaggctctctggtggctgagatggtgcctcgttcagcagatgtgggctacctggtgagcaaagtggtggctgttgatgtggactctggacagaatgcctggctctcctataaactgcagaaagccacagacagggtgctgtttgaagtgggcttacagaatggagaaatcagaactatccgccaagtgtctgataaagatgctgtgaagcaaagactggctgttatagtggaggacaacgggcagccctctcgttcagctacagtcattgttaacgtggcggtggcggacagcttccctgaagtgctgtcggagttcactgactttccacacgacaaggagtacaatgacaacctgactttttacctggtgttggctttggctgtagtttccttcctcttcatcacctgtttggtggttattatatcagtgaagatctacaggtggagacagtctcgcatcctgtatcactccggtctccctgtcattccatattatcctccacgttactcggacactttggggacagggactctcccacacgtgtacaattacgaggtgtgcaggacgactgactccagaaagagtgactgtaagttcggcacagctggtagtcagaacgtgctgataatggaccccaGTTCTACAGGAACGATGCAGCGGATACAGAGTGAAAAGAGCATCCTGGATGAAGCAGACTCTCCTCTCGAG AAAGGGCCGCTATTGGCCAGAGTGTGGCAGTCTTCGATAGGCTGTAACAGCCCCATGTGA
- the LOC137895125 gene encoding protocadherin gamma-A5-like, giving the protein MNRQVLLFICLHCLNSAVGQVSYSIPEELAKGSLVGNIAQDLGLEMKRMISGKAQIYSRNTEEYIELNRDRGVLLVKERIDREALCTETALCAVHFQIILENPMEFYSVTVQITDINDNPPAFEKGEMKFKISESAIAGAKFVLERAADLDVGINDLQRYELKPTNNFALKLQNSPDGSKIVEMVLQKPLDREKDEQISLVLTAVDGGEPQMSGTMLIVITVLDANDNAPVFTQPTYKATVTEHSPKGTVVAAVKASDADHGSNGRITYSITNTLDNVRTQFKVNTENGEVSLIGDIDFEKARHFQINLLASDEGGLTDSCKLIVDVTDINDNKPEINIMSKSNVIAEDAKLNTVVTMINIEDKDSGENGDVKCHISENIPFTLKASTNNFYSLITDSDLDRERSSEYNITVSCSDEGVPSLSSSVTLTLQISDVNDNAPVFERSSYEAYIVENNTPGLSIFTVKARDADWKQNARVSYILEDSSVNGVPVSSFVSVSADSGVIHAVRSFDYEQIKDFHFRVKAQDGGSPSLSSNVSVKILIQDQNDNPPQVLYPVQTGGSLVAEMVPRSADVGYLVSKVVAVDVDSGQNAWLSYKLQKATDRALFEVGLQNGEIRTIRQVSDKDAVKQRLAVIVEDNGQPSRSATVIVNVAVADSFPEVLSEFTDFPHDKEYNDNLTFYLVLALAVVSFLFITCLVVIISVKIYRWRQSRILYHSGLPVIPYYPPRYSDTLGTGTLPHVYNYEVCRTTDSRKSDCKFGTAGSQNVLIMDPSSTGTMQRIQSEKSILDEADSPLEVRNIY; this is encoded by the coding sequence ATGAATCGGCAAGTACTCCTTTTTATCTGTCTCCATTGCCTTAATTCGGCGGTCGGGCAGGTCAGCTACTCCATACCCGAAGAACTGGCAAAAGGATCGCTCGTGGGAAATATAGCACAAGATTTAGGTTTAGAAATGAAACGTATGATATCAGGAAAAGCTCAAATCTACTCAAGAAACACCGAAGAGTACATCGAGctgaacagagacagaggcgtCCTCCTCGTCAAAGAGAGGATCGACAGAGAGGCTCTGTGTACAGAGACGGCCCTGTGCGCTGTGcattttcaaattattttaGAGAATCCAATGGAGTTTTACTCTGTTACCGTGCAGATTACTGATATAAATGACAATCCACCTGCCTTCGAAAAAGGTGAGATGAAATTCAAAATTAGTGAGTCGGCCATAGCTGGAGCAAAATTTGTTCTGGAAAGAGCTGCGGATCTCGACGTAGGAATAAATGACCTGCAAAGGTATGAATTAAAACCAACGAATAATTTTGCTCTTAAACTACAAAATAGCCCCGATGGCAGTAAAATCGTGGAGATGGTGCTGCAGAAGCCTTTAGACCGAGAGAAAGACGAGCAGATATCTCTCGTGTTAACGGCTGTAGATGGAGGAGAGCCGCAGATGTCAGGAACAATGCTGATTGTCATCACAGTTTTAGATGCTAATGATAACGCTCCCGTTTTTACACAGCCGACATACAAAGCTACAGTAACTGAGCATTCACCTAAAGGCACCGTTGTAGCCGCTGTCAAAGCCTCAGACGCAGATCATGGCTCTAATGGAAGAATTACTTATTCAATCACAAATACATTAGATAATGTCAGGACACAGTTTAAGGTTAATACGGAAAACGGAGAGGTTTCATTAATTGGCGACATTGACTTCGAAAAAGCGcgacattttcaaataaatttACTTGCCAGTGACGAAGGAGGCCTCACAGATTCTTGTAAATTAATTGTTGATGTGACGGATATAAATGACAACAAGCCGGAAATTAATATAATGTCGAAATCAAATGTGATAGCAGAAGACGCTAAACTAAATACAGTCGTTACAATGATAAATATTGAAGACAAAGACTCAGGAGAAAACGGAGAcgttaaatgtcacattagtGAAAATATACCTTTCACTTTAAAAGCATCTACAAACAATTTCTATAGTTTAATAACGGACAGTGatttagacagagagagatccTCTGAGTATAATATCACAGTGAGCTGTTCTGATGAGGGAGTACCCTCCCTCTCCAGCAGCGTCACTCTCACCTTGCAGATCTCTGACGTCAATGATAACGCGCCTGTCTTTGAGAGGAGCTCATATGAGGCCTACATCGTAGAAAACAACACACCAGGTCTCTCTATATTCACCGTGAAAGCTAGAGACGCTGACTGGAAGCAGAATGCCCGTGTTTCTTACATCCTGGAGGACTCCTCTGTTAACGGGGTGCCAGTCTCCTCCTTCGTGTCCGTCAGTGCTGACAGTGGAGTCATCCACGCAGTGCGCTCTTTTGACTACGAGCAGATCAAAGACTTCCACTTCCGCGTCAAAGCGCAGGATGGAGGCTCCCCTTCACTCAGTAGTAACGTCAGTGTGAAaatactgatccaggaccagaacgacaaccctcctcaggttctgtacccggtccagactggaggctctctggtggctgagatggtgcctcgttcagcagatgtgggctacctggtgagcaaagtggtggctgttgatgtggactctggacagaatgcctggctctcctataaactgcagaaagccacagacagggcgctgtttgaagtgggcttacagaatggagaaatcagaactatccgccaagtgtctgataaagatgctgtgaagcaaagactggctgttatagtggaggacaacgggcagccctctcgttcagctacagtcattgttaacgtggcggtggcggacagcttccctgaagtgctgtcggagttcactgactttccacacgacaaggagtacaatgacaacctgactttttacctggtgttggctttggctgtagtttccttcctcttcatcacctgtttggtggttattatatcagtgaagatctacaggtggagacagtctcgcatcctgtatcactccggtctccctgtcattccatattatcctccacgttactcggacactttggggacggggactctcccacacgtgtacaattacgaggtgtgcaggacgactgactccagaaagagtgactgtaagttcggcacagctggtagtcagaacgtgctgataatggaccccaGTTCTACAGGAACGATGCAGCGGATTCAGAGTGAAAAGAGCATCCTGGATGAAGCAGACTCTCCTCTAGAGGttagaaatatttattga
- the LOC137895126 gene encoding protocadherin gamma-A2-like, which translates to MTRQVLLFIALLFIRSVHGQISYSIPEEMSKGSLVGNIAHDLGLQPKRLSSGKARIYTRDSDEYIELNRERGVLLVKERIDREALCRRATPCALHFQIILENPMEFYSVAVQITDINDNAPTFEKSEMKFKISESANIGAKFVLERAADLDVGTNDLQRYELKPTDNFILNLHSKTDGNKIVEMVLQKPLDREKDEQISLVLTAVDGGEPQMSGTMLIVITVLDVNDNAPVFTQPTYKATVTENSPKGTFVAAVKASDADHGSNGKVTYSITNTLDDVRKIFEMNKDSGEVTLIGNIDFEDSRNYEINLLASDEGGLTDSCKLIVDVTDINDNKPEINIMSKSNVISEDAKLNTVVTMINIEDKDSGENGDVKCYISENIPFTLKASTNNFYSLITDSDLDRERSSEYNITVSCSDEGVPSLSSSVTLTLQISDVNDNAPVFERSSYEAYIVENNTPGLSIFTVRARDADWKQNARVSYILEDSSVNGVPVSSFVSVSADSGVIHAVRSFDYEQIKDFHFRVKAQDGGSPPLSSNVSVKILIQDQNDNPPQVLYPVQTGGSLVAEMVPRSADVGYLVSKVVAVDVDSGQNAWLSYKLQKATDRALFEVGLQNGEIRTIRQVSDKDAVKQRLAVIVEDNGQPSRSATVIVNVAVADSFPEVLSEFTDFPHDKEYNDNLTFYLVLALAVVSFLFITCLVVIISVKIYRWRQSRILYHSGLPVIPYYPPRYSDTLGTGTLPHVYNYEVCRTTDSRKSDCKFGTAGSQNVLIMDPSSTGTMQRIQSEKNILDEADSPLEV; encoded by the exons ATGACGAGGCAAGTACTGCTGTTTAtcgctctcctcttcatccgctCCGTTCATGGACAAATCAGCTACAGCATTCCGGAGGAAATGAGCAAAGGCTCCTTAGTCGGAAATATAGCGCATGATTTAGGTTTACAGCCCAAACGTCTATCGTCAGGGAAAGCTCGAATTTATACCCGAGACAGCGACGAATACATCGAGctgaacagagagagaggagtccTCCTGGTGAAGGAGAGAATCGACAGAGAGGCGCTCTGCAGACGGGCGACGCCGTGCGCTCTCCACTTTCAGATCATTTTGGAGAATCCCATGGAATTTTACTCCGTCGCCGTCCAGATCACGGACATTAATGATAACGCACCAACGTTtgaaaaaagtgaaatgaaatttAAGATAAGCGAGTCAGCGAATATCGGAGCAAAATTTGTTCTGGAAAGAGCCGCGGATCTCGATGTAGGAACGAACGATCTTCAAAGGTACGAATTAAAACCGACTGATAATTTTATTCTAAATCTGCATAGCAAAACTGACGGGAATAAAATCGTGGAGATGGTGCTGCAGAAGCCTttagacagagagaaagacgagCAGATATCTCTCGTGTTAACGGCTGTAGATGGAGGAGAGCCGCAGATGTCAGGAACAATGCTGATTGTCATCACAGTTTTAGATGTTAATGATAACGCTCCCGTTTTTACACAGCCGACATACAAAGCTACAGTTACTGAGAATTCACCTAAAGGCACCTTTGTAGCCGCTGTTAAAGCCTCAGACGCAGATCATGGCTCTAATGGTAAAGTTACGTATTCAATCACAAATACATTAGATGACGTCAGGAAGATATTTGAGATGAACAAAGATAGCGGAGAAGTTACTTTGATTGGAAATATTGATTTTGAGGACTCGCGAAATTACGAAATAAATTTACTTGCCAGTGATGAAGGAGGACTCACAGATTCTTGTAAATTAATTGTTGATGTGACGGATATAAATGACAACAAACCCGAAATTAACATAATGTCGAAATCAAATGTGATATCAGAAGACGCTAAACTAAATACAGTCGTTACAATGATAAATATTGAAGACAAAGACTCAGGAGAAAACGGAGACGTTAAATGTTACATTAGTGAAAATATACCTTTCACTTTAAAAGCATCTACAAACAATTTCTATAGTTTAATAACGGACAGTGatttagacagagagagatccTCTGAGTATAACATCACAGTGAGCTGTTCTGATGAGGGAGTACCCTCCCTTTCCAGCAGCGTCACTCTCACCTTGCAGATCTCTGACGTCAATGATAACGCGCCTGTCTTTGAGAGGAGCTCATATGAGGCCTACATCGTAGAAAACAACACACCAGGTCTCTCTATATTCACCGTGAGAGCTAGAGACGCTGACTGGAAGCAGAATGCCCGTGTTTCTTACATCCTGGAGGACTCCTCTGTTAACGGAGTGCCAGTCTCCTCCTTCGTGTCCGTCAGTGCTGACAGTGGAGTCATCCACGCAGTGCGCTCTTTTGACTACGAGCAGATCAAAGATTTCCACTTCCGCGTCAAAGCGCAGGATGGAGGCTCCCCTCCACTCAGTAGTAACGTCAGTGTGAAaatactgatccaggaccagaacgacaaccctcctcaggttctgtacccggtccagactggaggctctctggtggctgagatggtgcctcgttcagcagatgtgggctacctggtgagcaaagtggtggctgttgatgtggactctggacagaatgcctggctctcctataaactgcagaaagccacagacagggcgctgtttgaagtgggcttacagaatggagaaatcagaactatccgccaagtgtctgataaagatgctgtgaagcaaagactggctgttatagtggaggacaacgggcagccctctcgttcagctacagtcattgttaacgtggcggtggcggacagcttccctgaagtgctgtcggagttcactgactttccacacgacaaggagtacaatgacaacctgactttttacctggtgttggctttggctgtagtttccttcctcttcatcacctgtttggtggttattatatcagtgaagatctacaggtggagacagtctcgcatcctgtatcactccggtctccctgtcattccatattatcctccacgttactcggacactttggggacagggactctcccacacgtgtacaattacgaggtgtgcaggacgactgactccagaaagagtgactgtaagttcggcacagctggtagtcagaacgtgctgataatggaccccaGTTCTACAGGAACGATGCAGCGGATACAGAGTGAAAAGAACATCCTGGATGAAGCAGACTCTCCTCTCGAG GTCTAA
- the LOC137895127 gene encoding protocadherin gamma-A2-like: protein MTRQVLLFIALLFIGSVHGQISYSIPEEMSKGSLVGNIAHDLGLQPKRLSSGKARIYTRDSDEYIELNRERGVLLVKERIDREALCRRATPCALHFQIILENPMEFYSVAVQITDINDNAPMFQDQEIKFRISESANLGAKFVLERAADLDVGTNDLQRYELKPTDNFILKLQSKADGNKIVEMVLQKPLDREKDEQISLVLTAVDGGEPQMSGTMLIVITVLDANDNAPVFTQPTYKATVTENSPKGTFVAAVKASDADHGSNGKVTYSITNTLDNVQKVFQINQENGEVTLIGNIDFEDSRNHEINLRASDEGGLTDSCKLIIDVQDINDNKPEINIMSKSNVISEDAKLNTVVTMINIEDKDSGENGDVKCYISENIPFTLKASTNNFYSLITDSDLDRERSSEYNITVSCSDEGVPSLSSSVTLTLQISDVNDNAPVFERSSYEAYIVENNTPGLSIFTVKARDADWKQNARVSYILEDSSVNGVPVSSFVSVSADSGVIHAVRSFDYEQIKDFHFRVKAQDGGSPPLSSNVSVKILIQDQNDNPPQVLYPVQTGGSLVAEMVPRSADVGYLVSKVVAVDVDSGQNAWLSYKLQKATDRALFEVGLQNGEIRTIRQVSDKDAVKQRLAVIVEDNGQPSRSATVIVNVAVADSFPEVLSEFTDFPHDKEYNDNLTFYLVLALAVVSFLFITCLVVIISVKIYRWRQSRILYHSGLPVIPYYPPRYSDTLGTGTLPHVYNYEVCRTTDSRKSDCKFGTAGSQNVLIMDPSSTGTMQRIQSEKSILDEADSPLEVRLSVYNP, encoded by the coding sequence ATGACGAGGCAAGTACTGCTGTTTATcgctctcctcttcatcggctCCGTTCATGGACAAATCAGCTACAGCATTCCGGAGGAAATGAGCAAAGGCTCCTTGGTCGGAAATATAGCGCATGATTTAGGTTTACAGCCCAAACGTCTATCGTCAGGGAAAGCTCGAATTTATACCCGAGACAGCGACGAATACATCGAGctgaacagagagagaggagtccTCCTGGTGAAGGAGAGAATCGACAGAGAGGCGCTCTGCAGACGGGCGACGCCGTGCGCTCTCCACTTTCAGATCATTTTGGAGAATCCCATGGAATTTTACTCCGTCGCCGTCCAGATCACGGACATTAATGATAACGCACCAATGTTTCAAGATCAGGAAATCAAATTTAGAATAAGCGAGTCAGCGAATCTCGGAGCAAAATTTGTTCTGGAAAGAGCCGCGGATCTCGATGTAGGAACGAACGATCTTCAAAGGTACGAATTAAAACCGACTGATAATTTTATTCTAAAACTGCAAAGCAAAGCTGACGGGAATAAAATCGTGGAGATGGTGCTGCAGAAGCCTttagacagagagaaagacgagCAGATATCTCTCGTGTTAACGGCTGTAGATGGAGGAGAGCCGCAGATGTCAGGAACAATGCTGATTGTCATCACAGTTTTAGATGCTAATGATAACGCTCCCGTTTTCACACAGCCGACATACAAAGCTACAGTAACTGAGAATTCACCTAAAGGCACATTTGTAGCCGCTGTTAAAGCCTCAGACGCAGATCATGGCTCTAATGGTAAAGTTACTTATTCAATCACGAATACATTAGATAATGTCCAGAAAGTTTTCCAGATAAATCAAGAAAACGGTGAAGTTACTTTGATTGGAAACATCGATTTTGAAGACTCCCGTAACCATGAAATTAATTTACGTGCCAGTGATGAAGGAGGACTCACAGATTCGTGTAAATTAATAATCGATGTGCAAGATATAAATGACAACAAACCCGAAATTAACATAATGTCGAAGTCAAATGTGATATCAGAAGACGCTAAACTAAATACAGTCGTTACAATGATAAATATTGAAGACAAAGACTCAGGAGAAAACGGAGACGTTAAATGTTACATTAGTGAAAATATACCTTTCACTTTAAAAGCATCTACAAACAATTTCTATAGTTTAATAACGGACAGTGatttagacagagagagatccTCTGAGTATAATATCACAGTGAGCTGTTCTGATGAGGGAGTACCCTCCCTCTCCAGCAGCGTCACTCTCACCTTGCAGATCTCTGACGTCAATGATAACGCGCCTGTCTTTGAGAGGAGCTCATATGAGGCCTACATCGTAGAAAACAACACACCAGGTCTCTCTATATTCACCGTGAAAGCTAGAGACGCTGACTGGAAGCAGAATGCCCGTGTTTCTTACATCCTGGAGGACTCCTCTGTTAACGGAGTGCCAGTCTCCTCCTTCGTGTCCGTCAGTGCTGACAGTGGAGTCATCCACGCAGTGCGCTCTTTTGACTACGAGCAGATCAAAGATTTCCACTTCCGCGTCAAAGCGCAGGATGGAGGCTCCCCTCCACTCAGTAGTAATGTCAGTGTGAAaatactgatccaggaccagaacgacaaccctcctcaggttctgtacccggtccagactggaggctctctggtggctgagatggtgcctcgttcagcagatgtgggctacctggtgagcaaagtggtggctgttgatgtggactctggacagaatgcctggctctcctataaactgcagaaagccacagacagggcgctgtttgaagtgggcttacagaatggagaaatcagaactatccgccaagtgtctgataaagatgctgtgaagcaaagactggctgttatagtggaggacaacgggcagccctctcgttcagctacagtcattgttaacgtggcggtggcggacagcttccctgaagtgctgtcggagttcactgactttccacacgacaaggagtacaatgacaacctgactttttacctggtgttggctttggctgtagtttccttcctcttcatcacctgtttggtggttattatatcagtgaagatctacaggtggagacagtctcgcatcctgtatcactccggtctccctgtcattccatattatcctccacgttactcggacactttggggacagggactctcCCACACGTGTACAATTACGAGGTGTGCAGGACGACTGACTCCAGAAAGAGTGACTGTAAGTTCGGCACAGCTGGTAGTCAGAACGTGCTGATCATGGACCCCAGTTCTACAGGAACGATGCAGCGGATTCAGAGTGAAAAGAGCATCCTGGATGAAGCAGACTCTCCTCTCGAGGTGAGGCTTTCCGTTTATAACCCGTAA